Proteins found in one Subtercola endophyticus genomic segment:
- the mtrA gene encoding MtrAB system response regulator MtrA yields MDARILVVDDDPALAEMIGIVLEAENFEPIFCADGSEAFAAFVSARPDLVLLDLMLPGLDGIEVCAQIRAESGVPIIMLTAKSDTTDVVKGLESGADDYIVKPFNPKELVARIRTRLRPSTVAPTVNGPMLIGDIELDVAGHEVRRGTGRINLTPLEFDLLHALAAKPQQVFTREMLLEQVWGYHYKADTRLVNVHVQRLRAKVEEDPDNPRIVMTVRGVGYRAGAVA; encoded by the coding sequence ATGGATGCTCGCATACTCGTGGTCGACGATGACCCCGCGCTCGCAGAAATGATCGGCATCGTTCTCGAGGCCGAGAATTTCGAACCCATTTTCTGCGCCGACGGTTCTGAGGCGTTCGCCGCATTCGTCTCCGCGCGCCCCGATCTCGTGCTGCTCGACCTCATGCTGCCAGGCCTCGACGGCATCGAGGTCTGCGCCCAGATTCGCGCCGAGTCGGGTGTTCCCATCATCATGCTCACCGCCAAGAGCGACACAACCGACGTCGTGAAGGGGCTCGAGTCCGGCGCCGACGACTACATCGTGAAACCGTTCAACCCGAAAGAGCTCGTCGCGCGCATCCGCACCCGCCTGCGACCGAGCACCGTCGCCCCCACGGTCAACGGCCCCATGCTCATCGGCGACATCGAGCTCGACGTGGCCGGGCACGAGGTGCGCCGCGGTACCGGGCGCATCAACCTCACTCCGCTCGAATTCGATCTGCTGCACGCGCTCGCCGCCAAACCGCAACAGGTCTTCACTCGCGAGATGCTGCTCGAGCAGGTCTGGGGCTACCACTACAAAGCCGACACGCGGCTGGTCAACGTGCACGTTCAGCGCCTGCGCGCCAAAGTCGAAGAAGACCCCGACAACCCGCGCATCGTGATGACGGTTCGCGGTGTCGGCTACCGGGCCGGTGCCGTCGCCTAG
- a CDS encoding DUF4129 domain-containing protein yields MLTVTFAGLASLEVLGDVPVDPSAPDARQWLIDELSKPEYTAARPTLLDRIATGVGDWLSSLTVPSNGNLGGLLPVLAVIIVVALIVAAFIVFGRPRRNRQVAARVEALFGTDDRRTSAQLRASAAAAASAGDYLTAIEEMYRSIARRQAERTVVQVSPGTTARDFAVRAGQSYPAQAARLDSASRVFDGVRYLGRRPSKQGFDELAGLERELRDLAPARREAVGVGAGGTTAGGGTAAGGFAVGGTNASGPGAGGGAS; encoded by the coding sequence GTGCTCACCGTGACCTTCGCGGGGTTGGCGTCGCTCGAGGTGCTCGGCGACGTTCCCGTCGACCCGTCTGCTCCGGATGCTCGGCAGTGGCTCATCGACGAACTCAGCAAACCCGAATACACGGCGGCGAGGCCGACTTTGCTCGACCGCATCGCCACCGGAGTGGGCGACTGGCTCTCGTCGCTCACCGTTCCGTCGAACGGCAATCTCGGCGGGCTGCTGCCGGTGCTGGCGGTCATCATCGTGGTGGCGCTGATCGTCGCTGCGTTCATCGTGTTCGGCCGGCCGCGCCGCAATCGGCAGGTCGCAGCGCGGGTCGAAGCACTGTTCGGAACCGATGATCGGCGCACTTCGGCACAATTGCGAGCATCCGCTGCGGCCGCCGCGAGCGCAGGCGATTACCTGACGGCGATCGAAGAGATGTATCGCTCGATCGCGCGGCGACAGGCCGAACGCACGGTGGTGCAGGTGAGCCCCGGAACGACCGCGCGCGATTTCGCGGTGCGTGCCGGTCAGTCGTATCCGGCACAGGCGGCGCGACTCGACTCGGCGTCGCGGGTCTTCGACGGGGTACGTTATCTCGGGCGGCGGCCGAGCAAGCAGGGATTCGACGAACTCGCGGGGCTTGAGCGCGAGCTGCGCGACCTGGCTCCGGCGCGGCGCGAGGCCGTGGGAGTCGGCGCCGGCGGTACTACGGCTGGCGGCGGTACTGCGGCTGGCGGGTTCGCTGTCGGGGGCACGAATGCGAGTGGCCCGGGCGCCGGCGGTGGGGCCTCGTGA
- a CDS encoding DUF4350 domain-containing protein, translating to MSTVAPVTPVTPVTPVTPVTPQKADAQLPVYAPSSTPTVRRFFRRWSFWVGAAVVVVVASLLLLLLRGGGGSTDASALSITSAAPGGSKALGEVLRQQGVTVTAVDSLTAAEAAVAAAKKAGSAQPTVLIYDPDELLPGDRYAEVAGLGGRIVLVQPDAFELEGVAPSVSLAGAPSGAADNSSTAAADCSLPAAQRAGSITVSGTTYRLTGADAGSGPGAGSTTCFATGDNAYSLVQTTAGPVPVTVLGAPDVLSNEQIVNAGNAALALGLLGQSSSLVWYIPSAADLTATAGPPSLGDLTPGWVTPVILLLILVFIAAAVWRGRRLGPVVIENLPVIVRGNETVTGRARLYARSAARTRALDALRIGTSGRLARMLGLSRRANLDEIVLATTTATGIPPAEVAAILVNRLPGSEAELLTLSQNLADLEAAVRRSVYGAAQPPPKGAP from the coding sequence GTGAGCACTGTCGCGCCGGTCACGCCGGTCACGCCGGTCACGCCGGTCACGCCGGTCACACCGCAGAAAGCGGATGCCCAGCTGCCCGTCTACGCACCGAGCAGCACCCCGACCGTGCGCCGCTTCTTTCGGCGTTGGTCGTTCTGGGTGGGTGCCGCGGTCGTCGTGGTGGTGGCCAGTCTGCTGCTCCTGCTGCTTCGAGGGGGCGGTGGCTCGACTGACGCGTCGGCGCTCTCGATCACGAGCGCGGCGCCCGGCGGCAGCAAGGCGCTGGGCGAGGTATTGCGGCAGCAGGGTGTCACCGTGACGGCCGTCGATTCGCTCACCGCCGCCGAAGCGGCCGTCGCAGCTGCGAAGAAGGCCGGGTCCGCGCAACCGACGGTGCTCATCTACGATCCGGACGAGTTGCTGCCCGGCGACCGTTACGCCGAGGTCGCCGGCCTGGGCGGCCGGATCGTGCTGGTGCAACCCGATGCCTTCGAGCTCGAGGGCGTCGCGCCGAGCGTGTCGCTCGCCGGTGCGCCGTCGGGCGCGGCCGACAACAGCAGCACAGCCGCGGCGGATTGCTCGCTGCCCGCGGCACAGCGCGCGGGCAGTATCACTGTCTCGGGCACGACGTACCGTCTGACCGGGGCCGATGCCGGCTCCGGCCCCGGCGCGGGCAGCACCACCTGTTTCGCGACCGGCGACAACGCGTATTCGCTGGTTCAGACGACGGCCGGCCCCGTGCCGGTCACAGTGCTCGGCGCGCCCGATGTGCTCAGTAACGAGCAGATCGTCAACGCTGGCAACGCCGCGCTCGCGCTCGGCCTGCTCGGGCAGAGCAGCTCGCTCGTCTGGTACATTCCGAGCGCTGCCGACCTCACGGCCACGGCGGGGCCGCCGAGCCTCGGCGATCTGACTCCGGGCTGGGTCACCCCGGTCATCCTGTTGTTGATTCTGGTGTTCATCGCCGCAGCGGTGTGGCGCGGGCGCCGACTCGGGCCCGTTGTCATCGAGAATCTGCCGGTGATCGTGCGCGGAAACGAGACGGTGACCGGCCGCGCTCGGCTATACGCCCGCTCGGCGGCCCGAACGCGCGCGCTCGACGCGCTGCGCATCGGCACGAGCGGCCGGCTGGCGCGGATGCTCGGGCTCTCCCGCCGCGCCAATCTCGACGAAATCGTGCTCGCGACGACGACCGCAACCGGAATCCCGCCGGCAGAGGTCGCCGCGATTCTCGTGAATCGCTTGCCGGGATCGGAAGCCGAGCTGCTCACCCTGTCGCAGAACCTCGCCGACCTCGAAGCAGCCGTGCGGCGGAGTGTCTACGGCGCGGCACAGCCGCCTCCGAAGGGCGCTCCATGA
- a CDS encoding AAA family ATPase — MPAPAPAPASAPPSNAELRAALSAVRTEVAKAVVGQDGAVTGLLVALLARGHVLLEGVPGVAKTLLVRSLAASLSLDTKRVQFTPDLMPGDVTGSLIYDARAGEFEFRDGPVFTNILLADEINRTPPKTQSALLEAMEERQVSVDGLSRPLPDPFLVAATMNPIEYEGTYTLPEAQLDRFLLKLTLEIPERDAEIAVLARHSAGFNPRDLAAAGVRPVLGALQLTQAQAAVSAVGATPDVLAYAVDLARATRQSPSVKLGVSPRGSTALLASAKAWAWLNGFDWITPDHVQAMVLPVLRHRIQLRPEAELEGVSVDTILRSILAQVQVPI, encoded by the coding sequence GTGCCGGCCCCGGCACCGGCACCGGCATCGGCACCGCCGTCGAACGCCGAACTGCGTGCGGCCCTCTCGGCCGTTCGCACCGAGGTCGCCAAGGCGGTCGTCGGCCAAGACGGCGCCGTGACCGGGCTGCTCGTCGCCCTGCTCGCGCGCGGGCACGTGCTGCTCGAGGGCGTGCCCGGCGTCGCCAAGACGCTGCTGGTGCGCTCCCTCGCCGCCTCGCTGAGCCTTGACACGAAGCGGGTGCAGTTCACGCCCGACTTGATGCCCGGCGACGTGACGGGTTCGCTCATCTACGACGCACGAGCGGGCGAATTCGAGTTTCGTGACGGGCCGGTGTTCACGAACATCCTGCTCGCCGACGAGATCAACCGCACACCGCCGAAGACGCAGTCGGCGCTGCTCGAGGCCATGGAGGAGCGCCAGGTCAGCGTCGACGGTCTCAGCAGGCCGCTGCCCGATCCGTTTCTCGTCGCCGCCACGATGAACCCCATCGAGTACGAGGGCACCTACACGCTGCCCGAAGCGCAGCTCGACCGTTTTCTGCTGAAGCTCACGCTCGAAATACCCGAACGCGACGCCGAGATCGCGGTGCTCGCGCGGCACTCCGCGGGGTTCAACCCTCGCGATCTGGCTGCCGCGGGCGTCAGGCCCGTTCTGGGTGCCCTGCAGCTCACGCAAGCGCAGGCCGCGGTCTCCGCCGTCGGCGCGACACCGGATGTTCTGGCCTACGCCGTCGACCTGGCCCGAGCCACACGGCAGAGCCCGTCGGTCAAGCTCGGGGTGAGCCCGCGCGGCAGCACGGCGCTGCTCGCCTCGGCGAAGGCCTGGGCGTGGCTGAACGGTTTCGACTGGATCACGCCCGACCACGTGCAGGCCATGGTGCTGCCGGTGCTGCGGCACCGCATCCAGTTGCGCCCCGAGGCCGAGCTCGAGGGCGTCTCGGTCGACACGATTCTGCGCTCGATCCTGGCGCAGGTGCAGGTGCCGATCTGA